Genomic DNA from Alkalihalobacterium alkalinitrilicum:
TCACAAATGAAACGGAAAGTTCGGCAACTGTCAATTGGTCGTATCCTTCATCCATCACGAAAGTCGCATTATTTCTTGAAGATGAAAAAGTTGCTACAGTCGATGCTGCTGAACAATCACACAGGTTTAAAAATTTAGCGGCAAATCGTGATTACACTCTTTTAGTCCAGGCATTAGATCAAGACGGTCAGGTAATTGGAGAACACTACGACAAATTTACGACAACATCACCACCATCTGGTGAGATTGTTAACATACCCGATCAAAATTTAGAACAATTGTTAAAAGAACAATTAAGTATTGACGACCGTGAATTATATGAAAGTGATTTGGAGCGTCTCACTTACCTTTATGGAAATTACAGAGGAATTGAAGATTTAACAGGTTTAGAGAAAGCTGCAAATTTAGAAGATTTATTTTTATGGAATAATCGTATCACTGATTTAAGTCCGCTCAAAGAATTAAGTCAGTTAAGGCATTTAGAACTTAGAGAAAGCGAACTTACAGATCTTAGTCCTTTGTCGGAATTAAGAAAGCCTAAAAACGTTAACTATTATCCATTCTAATGTTAGCTCGTTAGAACATGTTACCTCTGAACTTACTCACTTAAATATTAGTTATTCAAAAGTGGAAGATTTGGATGAATTAAAAAGGTTTACTAATTTACGACAGATCAATTTATCTGGTCTGAAATTAGAAGACCTATCTTTTTTACAAGATCACCCTCATATAGAGGCTGTTAATATTAGTCATAATCCGATTGATGATATTACAACCCTCCTTGATCTTGAAAATCTTATGTATGTACGATTAGCAAATACTGGGGCAGATCTGACAATAGACTCCGAAACAGGTGCAATCATCGAGCAACTTAAGGAACAGGGTGTTTGGGTAAGCACAGAGGACTACTTTTCGCTTGATGTTAAAGATAAACAAATAACTGAAACATCCGTTACTCTTGAATGGGAAATAAAGCACATTGGAGATGGCGTTGGTGGGATTATGCATACTGAAGTTTATTTAGATGGCAAACAGGTTGAAATATTGGAGCTAGATGAAACTCAGTACACACTATCTAACCTTGAGCCTGGAATGGAGTATTCTGTTGAGTTATCGGTTTCTGTTCACGGTGAGCCTGATGCTAATTCAACCTTGATATTAACGACATTAAGCTACGAAATGAATGAAACTGAACATCCTAGTACTAACGGAAAAAAACAAAAGAAGGAAAATCTGCCAAACAACGCGAATAGACAAGATTGGTTACATGGACATCCAGCACATAATAATAGTCAAGCCTTAAACAGGTTAAAAGAACTAAACACAAACAGTGTTCTTATTCGTAAATAAAAACAGAGCTGACCCAATAGGTTTTCTACAACCTTTCGGGTCAGCTTTTTGTTGTTTCTATTATCCTAGCTAGAGGAATACCGTTCATTTAGTCTCTGATTACGTTAAAAAAGAAAACTTAAGAAAACCTTAAGATTTTTCCTAAGAGAATGTTAAGGTTTTCTAACTACAATGATGATAGTTTAAGAAAATGAAATGATATACTACAGAAAGGAGAGTGAGAGAAGATGAATCCATATAACATACTCGTTGTTGATGATGAAAAAGAAATTCGAGATGCAATTGAAATTTACTTAAAAAATGAAGGAATTACCGTGATAAAAGCGCAAGACGGGATTGAAGCGATTGAAAAGCTCCATGAACATTCCATCCACCTTATTTTACTAGATATTATGATGCCACGACTTGATGGTATTTCCACTGCATTTAAAATTCGCGAGGAAAAAAACATTCCCATTATTATTTTAAGTGCAAAAAGTGAGAGCACTGATAAAATTTTAGGTCTTCAAGTGGGTGCGGATGATTATGTAACCAAACCGTTTAATCCGCTGGAACTTATCGCTAGAGTTAAATCACATTTGAGAAGGTATATGTCACTCGGAACGTACGAAGGCATTTCTAAAACAATCAATTTGAATGGGCTAACTTTAGATCCCGAAGCGAAAGAAGTGACCGCTCACGGTGAAGTTGTTAAATTAACTCCGTTAGAATACAAAATTTGTGAGCTGCTCATGACAAATGCTGGACGGGTGTTTTCCATCCTTGATATTTATGAACGAGTTTGGAAAGAACCTAGTTATAATGCGGAAAATACGGTCGCTGTTCATATAAGAAAAATTCGTGAAAAAATAGAAATCGATCCTAAAAATCCAAGATATTTAAAGGTGGTATGGGGTATTGGATACAAAATGGAAAAATAGAATCATTGTTATCATTTGGCTCTTATTATTTACGTACGGTGTAAAAGGACTTTATACCGGAGCTTCTATATTACCTTATGAAACTGACTATTTAAAAAGTGATTACTTTCAGACCCATCAATTTGAAGAACAGTTTAATGACTTTATCGATTATTTAAGCTTTTTTGAACTTAGCGAAGTTACAAAAGAAGAGATGAAAAATGCCATTTCTGTAACCGACCAAGAAATAGAAGAGCACAGATACCGCTACGGTAACTTAACAGAACAAGTAGAAAGTATTACCGATCAGTATGAAGATCAAATCCAACAAGCACTTGCTGAAGATAATGAAGAAATTGCAGAGATTTATATTACAGAAAGATATCGGAAAGTGAAGGACATTACGAAAAATTTCCAAGATGACGACCATGTTCGCGAAAAAATAATAGCCGAAAAAGAACAGCAAATCGATGAGCATTTTAAAGAGATTGAAATAGAGCGACCACGTTTTTTACAATACAAAAGCATGTTTACTTATTATTTAACGGACGCAGTTACGGGTAAGGTTTATACGAATCTCAGCGAAAATGATGTGGTAGAAGACGTCATGAACAAAGAGCAGATGTTATTTATTCGTTCTTATCCAACATCTGATAATGGATACTTCGTTTCAAACGACAATTATATTTTTCGCTTCGGTTATGTTGAGGGTCTAGATCACTCTGTTTTTTCTGATGAAAAGGCAGCATATTCGGGTCATATTGGTGTTTCTAAAGCTACACAATCTTCAAATCCAATCGTCCAGCAATATTATAACCACAAGCAAAAGCATATCGCTTTATTATTGTACTTACTATCTAGCGTACTCATTTTTGCTTTAAGTTTGTATTTTTATAAAAAGGCGAACATTGCTGAGAAAATCTCGTTTGACCAGTGGAAACCATATTATGACCGTATTCCGCTAGATATTAAAATTATTAGTTTTCTTGTGAGTGTAATCATTACCCTCACCGTTTTATTGTCCTTTAATGTGAATAGCTATTTTGACCATAATGTATTTTATATTATTAAAGAGAGCGTTATTGCTTTAGTATTTTCAGCATTATTATTAACACTGACGGTTGGACAAGGGAAGTTTCTGCTACAAGAAATGAAAAAAATTCAAAATGGAAAATTAGAATGGAAGAAAACCGTTGTTTATTATTGTTTTCAAAAAGCTAGTAACCTAGTTCATGAACTGTTTCTCGTTAGAAGCTTGGGTTATCAACTCATTGTATTGATCTTATTTATCGGTGGGAGTTTAGCATTCGCTTTCGTTTTATCTGTATTAAAGCCACACCTTTTACCATTGTTTATTCTTGCGTTTTTAGCTCTTTGTTCCTTCATATTACTATTTATCGTGCTCAAAGTTGCTTACCTTAATAAAATTATGAATGATGTTAATCAAGTTGCTAACGGAAATTTTACTCAAGATCTACCAATAAAAGGGAGATCTGTATTTGCTAAACTTGCTGCTGATATTAATACCATTAAACAAGGCGTGAAAATATCACAAAAAGAGCAAGCGAAAAGTGAGCGGTTAAAAACAGAATTAATTACTAATGTTAGTCATGATTTACGGACGCCTTTAACTTCGATCATTACGTATACTGAACTATTGAAAGGAACAGTAGATTTAAATGAAGATCAACAATCGTATGTTGAAATTATTGATCGCAAGTCAAAGCGACTCAAAGTACTGATTGATGATTTATTTGAAGCTTCAAAAATGGCCAGTGGTAATATCGACCTTGTAAAAGAAAGAATAGATATTGTCCAACTGTTGCAGCAAGCATTAGCAGAATATAGTGAGACATTTGAGCAATCTACAATACAATTACGAGTTAACAAACCTGATACACCTGTTTATGTTGTGGTTGACGGACAAAAAATGTGGCGTGTATTTGATAACCTTATTGGAAATATTGTTAAATACTCACTAGAACATACAAGAGTCTACATTTCATTACAAACGAAAAAAGATGAGGTAATAATTACTTTTAAAAATGTTACAAAATATGAACTTGGTGAGAATATTGATGAATTGTTTGAACGGTTTAAGCGAGGTGACACATCAAGATATACCGATGGTTCTGGACTTGGGCTTGCTATAGCCAAATCAATTGTAGACCTTCACAATGGTCAGTTAGATATCGATTTAGATGGGGACCTTTTTAAAGTAACCGTTACAATTAGTACTAGATAACATTTTGTAGAATCCTCAATCCATTGTTGGGGGTTCATTTTTTTGAACTTTCATCTTTACTCACTAGTGTTGCATTAAAAGAAACGAAATATTTAAAATACTATAAATCTTCAATTATTGATTGATTTGGATACAAAAAAATCCTTTACAATGGAAGTACAGGTGGTTCCTGTCCAAATCCAAAAGTAAAGGATATCAGCTATGGACAAGAATACACGATTATCTTCATTTGGTAAATGGGTTGCGCCCATAAATATAAAACTTTTTGATGAACAAGTTGAAAAGTATCAACTTGATAAGTACACAAAGAAGCTAAAAACACTCTCTTTTACTAAGCTTTTTCTTTATGCTCACTTAAATCAAATGGAAAGTCTCCATGATCTTAATACAGCACTGGCTGATGAGAAGTTACAGAAAGAACTTGGATTTAAATCAATCAGTGTCTCTCAGCTTTCTCGTAAGAATAGAGCGATAGACCCTGAGTTTTTATCAACTATCTTTCTTGAACTTGTACGTCTGATTCACCTCAAGACAGAAAAACGAAAAGCCATCCGACCGATTAAAATCATTGACTCTAGTACGATGCCACTCAATCTTACTCGTTGTCAGTGGGCCAAATTTCGAAAGACTAAAGCTGGCGTAAAACTTCACCTTAGGTTAGTTTACGTGGATCAGGAATTGGCATACCCAGAAAAAGCCATTATCACAGATGCTTCGGAACACGACCGAAACCAACTTGAAATACTCGTTGATGATAAAGACGCCATGTACGTGTTTGACCGCGGGTATGTTGATTATGAACGATTTGATCGTTATACAGATGATGGTATCTTTTTCCTATCCAGACTAAAGAAAAACGCAGTTATTCGAGAGATTGAAACGTTTAACATTCCAGAAGGTAGCCCAGTAACATCAGACAAAATGGCCTATATCGGCACAACACAAAAGCGATGTGAAAATGTGTTTCGTATTATTGAAACCGTTGATTCAAAAGGACAATTACTACGCTTGATTACCAATCGCTTCGATTTAACAGCTGAAGAAATTGGAGATCTATACCGTTCAAGGTGGGCAATTGAGCTCTTTTTCAAATGGTTAAAACAGCACGTAAAAATTAAAACTTTTTTTGGTTATAGTGAAGAAGCAGTTCACAATCAACTGTTTTTAGGACTGATTACGTACTGCCTTAGTGTACTTATCCAACTAGAAATCAAAAGTAAGCAAACACTTTTACAGATCACTCGATGGTTGAAGAGAACTTTATGGCGGCCAGTCCATGTATGGTTCAGTTATATTAGTCCCAAAGGGATTCCGTAAGAACTTTACTAGCTGACCGTCACTTAAGAACTAAATGTATAATTTTACCAAATGGACAGTACCACCTTTCGCTTGGTGTTGTCTTTTTAGCTCATTTGCCACGAAGTGCAAAATACAGAATATTCTAACTTATAGAATGCAGTTTTATGCAACACTAGTAATCTTTACTATAAAAATATTCAGAAACCATGCAAAAAGTAAGACAATCAATTGAACATGCAAAAAAAAGAAAATGGATTTGTGATGGAAATCACTTTGATTCAAATAATCCACTCTTATACTTAGTATTGTAAAAACATAGGAGGGGATATGAATGACACTAAAAACGAACATCGGGTATTTACTTCTGTTATTAGGAGTATTTTTCCTTGTTGCATGCGGCGAGCAAGGTACTACAGTGAGTACAGATACAAATAGTGAAGAAAATAGGCAAGAGGTTTCTGAAAAAGAAATTGCAAATCAAAAAGTGGATATGGTGAAGGATGATATCGAGGAGGAGTACATTGTCGCAGTGGCCAATGAAAGAGAAGAAACCCTTTCGATCATTTATTTTCCTGAAGAAAGACATGAAAAAATTCAGCTAGAAGGACAAGCACATAATCTAGAAATAAATAAGGAATCACAATTATTATGGGTAACGATTAATCCACCCCATGGACATGGTGATGACGCTGGGCACAGACATAGCCACGACTCTGATGAAAACGAAGAACACGGTCATGATGAGCACAAAGAAGAAAAAGTGGTCGCGTATGATTTACAGACGTTAGAAAAAGTCTTCGACTAGATGTTGGTTCTTACCCGAATGGTATTTCTGTCAATTAGCAGTATAGACCAATACCCGAAATTAACAAAAGGCTTGAGGATTCTCAAGCCTTTTGTATTGCAATAAATAGATGATACTTTAGATTATTTTAATTCTCAAAAAGCACCTGACCCACCACCGCCGCCACCAGTTCCACTACTCGAACTAGAGCTTCCACTGCTAGTCGTGCTTGCTGCTGATTGAGAAGCCGAATGAAAATTTGAAGATGCCATAGGCCCAATGTAGACAAACGAAGACATATCTGCTGTTTGGTTATGGTCAACCGTTCGATGTGGTGGTGTGAAAGCTTTGGTTAATTCTTCGTTTTTTTTCACTAATGATTTTTGATTTATTCCTAGTCCGTAAATATAAGCGCGCATTCGCTCATCTTCTGACCACTGTTCCCAATCTGATTGTGTAATCACGTTAAAACGGTTTCTAAACTCTTTCCATTCGTTAGCAATCCTCAAACCTTCATAAGTCTTAGGCATATACGCAATGGCGTAGATGATTGTGGTAAAGAACAATATGACGGTCGCAAGAAGTGGGCCAAACAGGCCAAAGATAGGGAATAGAATAATAAACGGAAGTAAGATTAAACTGGAAACACCAATGGCTATTCGGTATTTTGATTTATTTTCATATAGAGAATATTCATTAACTTCTTTTCTTACAGCATGCATCCAACTCGTTTGAAACATAGAGTATTTATCATGATTTTTCTTCTTTTTGGTATAGGATTTTAAATCGCTAAAACAAAACTCACCATTTCCACCCATTTTTTCAAACAACCAAGTGATTAACAATTTTTCATGCAATAAATTAGTATTTCGTTCGATCAATTTAAAGCAGTGATCAGACACTTTTTTTACATAGCCCTGTCGTACCAAATCAAGTAACCCTGCAGCCATCGCTTGAGGGGGAAGCTGTTTATGGTTAGTAAAATAAATCGTAGCTGGTAAGCTTAACATTTGCTTGGGTAAGGACTTAAATATTGATCCTTCTCGTTGGATCGCTAATCTTTTATTACGGACCTTGATCCAATCTTTAATGAAGAGAAGTAGTAGAATAATAGTAAAAACAGGAATCCCGATGTTGGCAATCGTAATTAAACTATCACGTTTCGCAACACGTGATTCAGCTTTCATGATTAACTCTTCTTGTGCATTTAGAACTTCGTCTTTCATTAACTTATTTATGGGTTGACTACTGGTCAAAAATAGAGATTGATCATAAGCGACTCGGATGTCACCATTACTGCTACTTGGAACTGTACCATAATCAAATCGTACAGACCCATCAGGTTGAATCATTTCTTTATTAAAAGCCTCATCGTATCCAAAGGCAATGACGTCACTCGTTGGTTCTGGAGGATGAACCGTGATCGATAGTTTCTCGTAGGTTGATTGATTTCGTTTATCGAAAAACGGCCAATAAAACTGTGCAATATCTTGATAGATCTCTACACCATTTTCAATCGTATAATGTAAAGTCACCATAATTATTTCATCTTTTCCTTGGCGGTGAACCCGGAATAGGTGGTCTTCATGATCAACGACTAATGTCTTTCCTCCTTCTGAAGCAGAAAATTGTGTAATGGCAGTACCTTCTTTAGGAACAATTTCACGGATGATTCCATTAAATTCTCCATCGAATTCATATGTAAAAGTTTCTTCTACTTCAACAAGGCCGTTATCCTGAAGGTAAGCGTTAATGTCTACATTTGAAATCGAATAATCTACTGCAAAAATAGGGTAGGGGAATAACAAAAATAAGGCAAATATCATCACTGTACAAACCCATTTTTTCTTCAAATACGTCACCTTCTTTCAAATTAATATACGGTTGGTCCTGATATAAGTTTCAAAAATATCGGAAATAATCTTACTAAGATGTATAATTCTCACTTTGGGATTGACAGTGCAAAAAATCTTATGGTATATTTATCTCGAATTAAAGATAATTTAAATCAAGATATCAAAAAGAAATATAATAGATTAGCCATATACTGGAGGAGAACTAGATGAACGAGCTAAAAGGATTACACCATGTAACAGCAATTACGAGTAGTGCGGAAAAGAACTATGAATTTTTTACGTATGTCTTAGGAATGCGTTTAGTTAAGAAAACGGTTAATCAAGATGATATTCAAACGTATCATTTATTTTTTGCAGACGATAGAGGGAATGCAGGAACCGATATGACGTTCTTCGATTTTCCTGGTATCCCTAAAGGAGTACACGGTACAAACGAAATATATAAAACATCATTCCGTGTACCTACCGATGCCGCTTTAGAATATTGGGTTAAACGTTTTGATCGCTTAGACATAAAACATACAGGCATCAAAGAACAATTTGGTAAAAAGACACTATCTTTCGTTGATTTTGATGACCAGCATTATCAGTTGATCTCAGATGAATGGAATAAAGGTGTGGAATCAGGTACCCCATGGCAAAAAGGACCGATTCCATTAGAATTTGCTATTACTGGTCTAGGACCACTTTTCGTCCGAGTAGCTAACATTGATTTCTTCAAAGAAATGCTAGAAAAAGTTCTATTGTTTAAAGAAATTGATCAAGATGGATCGTTCCACTTATTCGAAGTGGGGGAGGGAGGAAATGGCGCACAAGTAATAGTAGAATATAACGCTGTACTTCCTCCAGCTCGTCAAGGGTTTGGAACAGTTCACCATGCTGCTTTCCGAGTGGATGACCGTTCTGTTTTAGAGGAGTGGGATTCACGCTTACGTGGTTATGGGTTTCAAACATCTGGGTTTGTCGATCGTTTCTTTTTTGGTTCTTTATATTCAAGAGTCGCTCCACAAATTTTATTTGAATTTGCTACCGATGGTCCAGGGTTTATGGGTGACGAACCGTATGAAAACCTCGGCGAAAAATTATCGTTACCGCCATTTTTAGAACACAGACGAGAAGAAATTGAAAAATACGTGCGTCCAATCGATACCGTCCGAAGCACAAAAGAGTTTACAAAAGAGTAAATCCTAAGAATTTTAAAGTTCGTATGAAGGGATAGCTATCAATTGTGATGGACTATCCCTTATTAGAAACGAACTCGCACTATATTCATTTATAGATCTACTTTAAGTCTATTATTCTCTTATTATTTGATAGAGTTGCAACATCTCTTTTTGATTGAGAATTTTGGGTACTGGGTAAAGTGGATTGGCTTCTTTTAATGCTCGTTTTACCATTAGTGGAATGTCGGTATCTACTATGCCATTTACTTTTTTCGGTATATCCATATCATGGTTAAGTTTCTTAATAGCTTCTATAAATTTTCTTGCCTTTTGTGTCTTCGAATCATGTTCTTCTCCTATTCCGACTAGATCAGCTAATTCCGAGAGGTCGTTGCGAACTGAATCTCCATAATACTCCAGAACATAAGGTAGGATGATCGCATTAGCTAAACCATGGGGGATCGAATAAAAACCACCGAGAGTGTGTGCAATAGCGTGAACATTACCAACATACGCACGAGTGAACGCCATACCTGCCAAATAGGACGCTCTCTGCATTTTTTTTCGTGCCTCAACATTTGTTCCGTTTGAATAAGCCTCATAGAGATTTTCAAAGATTAATTTTACTGCTTCTATACTATATCGTCTTGTTTCATCCGTGTTACTTCGGCCAATATACGCTTCAATCGCATGAGTCAAAGCATCCATGCCCGTGGTTGACGTGATATGCTGCGGTAGGTTAATAGTAAGCATCGGATCAAGTACAGCCACATCAGGGATAAGTACGGTATCATTAATCGCATATTTTTCATGTGTCTTACTGTCAGATACGACCGCGGCAACTGTAGCTTCGCTTCCTGTACCAGATGTTGTTGGAACAACAAAAAGGGGAGGGGTCTCCTTTTTAACTTTTAATTGCCCTTTCATTTGTTCGATCGTTTTATCAGGTCTTGCAACACGTGCACCTACAGCTTTGGCACAATCGATTGGAGAACCACCACCAAAAGCTATAATGCACTCACAATTGTTTTCATAATAAATTTTTAATGCTTCTTCAATATTATCAATGGTTGGATTGGGTACTGTTTTGTCATATACAATGAAATTAACTTCTACTTCTTCTAAACCTTTTAGTAACCCATTAATTAATCCGATATCTGTAATTCCTTTGTCTGTTATAATCAAAGCACAATTAATCTTTTTATTTTTAACTAGTTTCGAAAGTTCCTCTAAACTATTCTCTCCCTCTATTAATTCAGGCTGACGCCAAGAGAGAAAACGAGAAACAAATTTATAAGTCCATTGATACATTCGACAATAAACTTGATACATAACAATAGCTCCCTATTCCATAATATAATTGTCATTCCCATACCTTTTATCCCGCAACAACTGGCAGTAATACCCTCACTTCAAGACTTCGAGGAATCAAAGAAGGGTAAGTGGGGGATAGACTGCCAGTAAGTGCCCGATTGGTTTAACTAACCATCAGTGGGAGAAGAGGAAAACCTCCACTGATGGAAGTTTCACTTTATTATATTAATACCTTTTTATGTTTGAAATTACAATATATTCTATAAATGATGAAGAGACTAATAAGAAAAACAGCTAATAATTTATGAATTTACAATAAATTGGAGCCAGATAATAGTAAGGTAAATAAGGTGAATAGTATTAAAATACCTATTAATTTAGATGTTATTTGGCTTTTGTTTGCCGTAGGTTTTCAAAGGTTTATGGAATTTTTTGTTAAAATAGTAGTAAGGGTTCTTGAACTAACGGAGCACTTGTTAGTTCAAGAAACTATCGAATTTATAAATAAAAATAAGCTTTTATGGGAGGAAAAATGACAAATATAAACAATAGCATTAAATATTTGAATTATCTTAATTTACAATTAGAGAAACCATCATATAAGTATTTAGAACAGATTTGTAATGCACAATTAAATACATTTCCATTTGAAAATATCAGCAAACTACTATATTTTAGAAATCATAATTATAATAATTTTGAAATGCCTTCATTTGAGAAATTTACTAAGAATTATAGCGAATACAACTTTGGAGGAACATGCTATATTTTAAACTCTAACTTAATGTTTTTGTTGAAGGAGTTAGGGTTTGATTGTTATCATGTTATGCTTGGAAATGAACACATGGGCATTATAGTAAAGATTGAGAATGAACGTTTTTATGTTGACTGTGGTGCTGCTGCTCCATTTTTTAAACCAGTTTGTTTTGAGAATGGTATCCAAAACATAACTCATTTTGGTAAGGATAAAGTATATTTATTATCAGTAGAGCCAAAAAGTAATAGATATAAATATGTTCGCTATACTAATGGTAAACAAAACGGCAAAACATGGCACTTTAATTCGCGACAAGAAGTTAAAGTTAGTGATTTTCATGAAGTGATAGAAAAATCGAATAAGCCTAATGCCCTATTTATGTCTATTTTAAGATGCCAACTATATCAAACTGGTAAACAAAGAAGTGTTTCATTAGTAAATAATAAATTCGGTATTCGCTATTCTAGTGGTGAAACAGTTGTCAAGACATTATCATCAACAGAGGAAATTAGTAAAGTCCTTTTAGAAGAATTTAAGTTACCAAAGTTACCAGTAAAAGAAGCTATTGAAGTTTTAAAGACAATAAATATAGACATTTTTGCAGAAAATGCAAATTAGATATTCAACTAAAAGGTGCTTTGATGAAACAAGAAAAGTTTATACAAAGTGAAGTTTTTATATTATTTATCATTGTATAATGGAATTTTGTTTTGCATTTGTTAAAATATACTTTGAGCTATTTTTACATAACAACTATTGAAAAGGGTGTTTTCATGGATTTTTTACAAACAAAACAATTAA
This window encodes:
- a CDS encoding ring-cleaving dioxygenase, which encodes MNELKGLHHVTAITSSAEKNYEFFTYVLGMRLVKKTVNQDDIQTYHLFFADDRGNAGTDMTFFDFPGIPKGVHGTNEIYKTSFRVPTDAALEYWVKRFDRLDIKHTGIKEQFGKKTLSFVDFDDQHYQLISDEWNKGVESGTPWQKGPIPLEFAITGLGPLFVRVANIDFFKEMLEKVLLFKEIDQDGSFHLFEVGEGGNGAQVIVEYNAVLPPARQGFGTVHHAAFRVDDRSVLEEWDSRLRGYGFQTSGFVDRFFFGSLYSRVAPQILFEFATDGPGFMGDEPYENLGEKLSLPPFLEHRREEIEKYVRPIDTVRSTKEFTKE
- a CDS encoding IS4 family transposase, whose protein sequence is MDKNTRLSSFGKWVAPINIKLFDEQVEKYQLDKYTKKLKTLSFTKLFLYAHLNQMESLHDLNTALADEKLQKELGFKSISVSQLSRKNRAIDPEFLSTIFLELVRLIHLKTEKRKAIRPIKIIDSSTMPLNLTRCQWAKFRKTKAGVKLHLRLVYVDQELAYPEKAIITDASEHDRNQLEILVDDKDAMYVFDRGYVDYERFDRYTDDGIFFLSRLKKNAVIREIETFNIPEGSPVTSDKMAYIGTTQKRCENVFRIIETVDSKGQLLRLITNRFDLTAEEIGDLYRSRWAIELFFKWLKQHVKIKTFFGYSEEAVHNQLFLGLITYCLSVLIQLEIKSKQTLLQITRWLKRTLWRPVHVWFSYISPKGIP
- a CDS encoding iron-containing alcohol dehydrogenase codes for the protein MYQVYCRMYQWTYKFVSRFLSWRQPELIEGENSLEELSKLVKNKKINCALIITDKGITDIGLINGLLKGLEEVEVNFIVYDKTVPNPTIDNIEEALKIYYENNCECIIAFGGGSPIDCAKAVGARVARPDKTIEQMKGQLKVKKETPPLFVVPTTSGTGSEATVAAVVSDSKTHEKYAINDTVLIPDVAVLDPMLTINLPQHITSTTGMDALTHAIEAYIGRSNTDETRRYSIEAVKLIFENLYEAYSNGTNVEARKKMQRASYLAGMAFTRAYVGNVHAIAHTLGGFYSIPHGLANAIILPYVLEYYGDSVRNDLSELADLVGIGEEHDSKTQKARKFIEAIKKLNHDMDIPKKVNGIVDTDIPLMVKRALKEANPLYPVPKILNQKEMLQLYQIIRE
- a CDS encoding DUF2207 domain-containing protein, which translates into the protein MKKKWVCTVMIFALFLLFPYPIFAVDYSISNVDINAYLQDNGLVEVEETFTYEFDGEFNGIIREIVPKEGTAITQFSASEGGKTLVVDHEDHLFRVHRQGKDEIIMVTLHYTIENGVEIYQDIAQFYWPFFDKRNQSTYEKLSITVHPPEPTSDVIAFGYDEAFNKEMIQPDGSVRFDYGTVPSSSNGDIRVAYDQSLFLTSSQPINKLMKDEVLNAQEELIMKAESRVAKRDSLITIANIGIPVFTIILLLLFIKDWIKVRNKRLAIQREGSIFKSLPKQMLSLPATIYFTNHKQLPPQAMAAGLLDLVRQGYVKKVSDHCFKLIERNTNLLHEKLLITWLFEKMGGNGEFCFSDLKSYTKKKKNHDKYSMFQTSWMHAVRKEVNEYSLYENKSKYRIAIGVSSLILLPFIILFPIFGLFGPLLATVILFFTTIIYAIAYMPKTYEGLRIANEWKEFRNRFNVITQSDWEQWSEDERMRAYIYGLGINQKSLVKKNEELTKAFTPPHRTVDHNQTADMSSFVYIGPMASSNFHSASQSAASTTSSGSSSSSSGTGGGGGGSGAF
- a CDS encoding fibronectin type III domain-containing protein: MEDLDELKRFTNLRQINLSGLKLEDLSFLQDHPHIEAVNISHNPIDDITTLLDLENLMYVRLANTGADLTIDSETGAIIEQLKEQGVWVSTEDYFSLDVKDKQITETSVTLEWEIKHIGDGVGGIMHTEVYLDGKQVEILELDETQYTLSNLEPGMEYSVELSVSVHGEPDANSTLILTTLSYEMNETEHPSTNGKKQKKENLPNNANRQDWLHGHPAHNNSQALNRLKELNTNSVLIRK
- a CDS encoding response regulator transcription factor, coding for MNPYNILVVDDEKEIRDAIEIYLKNEGITVIKAQDGIEAIEKLHEHSIHLILLDIMMPRLDGISTAFKIREEKNIPIIILSAKSESTDKILGLQVGADDYVTKPFNPLELIARVKSHLRRYMSLGTYEGISKTINLNGLTLDPEAKEVTAHGEVVKLTPLEYKICELLMTNAGRVFSILDIYERVWKEPSYNAENTVAVHIRKIREKIEIDPKNPRYLKVVWGIGYKMEK
- a CDS encoding sensor histidine kinase codes for the protein MDTKWKNRIIVIIWLLLFTYGVKGLYTGASILPYETDYLKSDYFQTHQFEEQFNDFIDYLSFFELSEVTKEEMKNAISVTDQEIEEHRYRYGNLTEQVESITDQYEDQIQQALAEDNEEIAEIYITERYRKVKDITKNFQDDDHVREKIIAEKEQQIDEHFKEIEIERPRFLQYKSMFTYYLTDAVTGKVYTNLSENDVVEDVMNKEQMLFIRSYPTSDNGYFVSNDNYIFRFGYVEGLDHSVFSDEKAAYSGHIGVSKATQSSNPIVQQYYNHKQKHIALLLYLLSSVLIFALSLYFYKKANIAEKISFDQWKPYYDRIPLDIKIISFLVSVIITLTVLLSFNVNSYFDHNVFYIIKESVIALVFSALLLTLTVGQGKFLLQEMKKIQNGKLEWKKTVVYYCFQKASNLVHELFLVRSLGYQLIVLILFIGGSLAFAFVLSVLKPHLLPLFILAFLALCSFILLFIVLKVAYLNKIMNDVNQVANGNFTQDLPIKGRSVFAKLAADINTIKQGVKISQKEQAKSERLKTELITNVSHDLRTPLTSIITYTELLKGTVDLNEDQQSYVEIIDRKSKRLKVLIDDLFEASKMASGNIDLVKERIDIVQLLQQALAEYSETFEQSTIQLRVNKPDTPVYVVVDGQKMWRVFDNLIGNIVKYSLEHTRVYISLQTKKDEVIITFKNVTKYELGENIDELFERFKRGDTSRYTDGSGLGLAIAKSIVDLHNGQLDIDLDGDLFKVTVTISTR